A single window of Thermoanaerobaculia bacterium DNA harbors:
- a CDS encoding alkaline phosphatase D family protein: protein MKISRRSFFKAAASIGASLAWAGPARGSRAHWHERRDLYPQGVASGDPDPHSVILWTRRPFAEGTRHLLTVEVAEDEAFHRVVAHAQAPVSSAADWTARVLVGGLKPARTYWYRFTDTEGNGSRVGRTITAPLPDDPRTVNFAFVSCQDVNEGKLNAYRRMIFEDERAPAVAKLDFVLHLGDFIYEVVEYPDEVKTRYDRTIYEVARIPDGHKIGNFHIPLTVEGYRAIYKGYLADPDLQDARARWPFVAIWDNHEFSWQGWQSIVKGGTFEQPGQTVKVAANQAWFEYLPARVAPPSGSLEHFGPPAVRDVPIKEFDSDGLGVEPNNLIAINSLQGYRSLRYGQHLDLIITDQHSFRSADPFSDPSLAKLGGDEYIGMFPEPEMRALDGGRAFNGGNPPREIRFNDARVPNPQRSAPPQTILGARQKAWFKEKLKSSTAGWKIWANSQGALDLRADPQNLPAGLTREPWPANTYASAGGGDYGTAYVERAEIYDLVRDSKITGFAIVSGDRHSFWAGYATAELPPGKFEPVGLSFVGASLTSPGPMEAYEHRLPKDAPLRSLFLADREAGAKPDWTFNMLLKHGVRACLEYAKSRDLERARSLSNPDLAPHVEFVDLGGHGYAKVQLSAGEMRTEFVCIPRPITRSERPDGGPIRYRVSHTAALWKSGERPQLKTSVLEGDVGLAM, encoded by the coding sequence ATGAAGATCAGCCGCCGATCCTTTTTCAAAGCTGCAGCCTCAATCGGTGCTTCGCTCGCATGGGCCGGACCGGCTCGAGGTTCGCGTGCCCACTGGCATGAGCGGCGTGATCTCTATCCCCAGGGGGTCGCCTCGGGCGATCCCGATCCGCACAGCGTCATCCTGTGGACGAGGCGGCCGTTCGCAGAGGGCACACGCCATCTCCTCACCGTGGAGGTAGCCGAGGATGAGGCGTTCCACCGAGTCGTTGCGCACGCGCAGGCGCCGGTCTCGAGCGCCGCGGACTGGACCGCGCGCGTTCTGGTCGGCGGCCTCAAGCCGGCGCGCACTTACTGGTATCGGTTTACCGACACCGAGGGAAACGGGAGCCGGGTCGGCCGCACGATCACCGCGCCGTTGCCAGACGATCCGCGCACGGTGAATTTCGCGTTCGTGAGCTGTCAGGATGTCAATGAGGGCAAGCTCAACGCCTATCGCCGGATGATTTTCGAAGATGAACGCGCTCCCGCCGTCGCGAAGCTCGACTTCGTTCTGCACCTGGGCGACTTCATCTACGAGGTGGTGGAGTATCCCGACGAAGTGAAGACACGCTACGACCGCACGATCTATGAGGTCGCGCGCATACCGGACGGCCACAAGATCGGCAACTTCCACATACCGCTGACCGTCGAAGGCTACCGGGCCATCTACAAGGGCTATCTCGCCGATCCCGACCTCCAGGACGCCCGCGCCCGCTGGCCGTTCGTCGCGATCTGGGACAACCACGAATTCTCGTGGCAAGGTTGGCAAAGCATCGTCAAGGGCGGAACGTTCGAGCAGCCGGGCCAGACCGTCAAGGTCGCGGCGAACCAGGCCTGGTTCGAATACCTCCCCGCACGCGTCGCGCCGCCGAGCGGGTCACTCGAGCACTTCGGTCCACCCGCGGTAAGAGACGTTCCCATCAAGGAGTTCGACAGCGATGGGCTGGGAGTGGAACCGAACAACCTGATCGCGATCAATAGCCTCCAGGGCTACAGGTCGCTGCGTTACGGTCAGCATCTGGACCTGATCATCACCGATCAGCACAGCTTTCGGAGCGCGGATCCCTTCAGCGATCCGTCTCTCGCAAAGCTCGGCGGCGACGAATACATAGGAATGTTTCCTGAACCGGAGATGCGGGCTCTCGACGGCGGGCGCGCGTTCAACGGCGGCAATCCTCCTCGGGAGATCCGGTTCAACGATGCGCGTGTCCCCAATCCTCAACGGAGCGCGCCGCCGCAGACGATTCTCGGGGCGAGGCAGAAGGCATGGTTCAAGGAAAAGCTCAAGAGCTCGACCGCAGGGTGGAAGATCTGGGCGAACTCGCAGGGCGCGCTGGATTTGCGCGCTGACCCGCAGAACCTGCCCGCCGGTCTCACCAGGGAGCCCTGGCCCGCGAACACCTACGCGTCCGCGGGTGGCGGTGATTACGGCACCGCGTACGTAGAGCGCGCCGAGATATACGATCTCGTTCGCGACTCGAAGATTACAGGCTTCGCCATCGTCTCGGGCGACCGTCACAGCTTCTGGGCCGGATACGCGACCGCGGAACTTCCGCCCGGCAAATTCGAGCCGGTCGGCTTGAGCTTCGTTGGCGCTTCTCTCACCAGTCCCGGACCCATGGAAGCCTATGAGCACAGGCTGCCGAAGGATGCTCCGCTGCGATCGCTGTTCCTTGCGGACAGGGAGGCGGGAGCGAAGCCGGACTGGACTTTCAACATGCTGCTCAAGCACGGCGTCCGTGCGTGCCTCGAGTATGCAAAGAGTCGCGACCTCGAGCGCGCAAGGTCGCTGTCCAACCCGGATCTGGCTCCGCACGTCGAGTTCGTTGATCTCGGAGGACACGGTTATGCGAAGGTCCAATTGTCGGCCGGTGAGATGCGCACCGAGTTTGTCTGCATCCCACGCCCGATTACGCGCAGCGAAAGGCCGGACGGGGGGCCAATCAGGTATCGGGTATCGCACACTGCTGCACTGTGGAAGAGCGGAGAGCGACCGCAGCTGAAGACGTCGGTGCTCGAAGGCGACGTTGGACTGGCGATGTGA
- a CDS encoding DUF3224 domain-containing protein, translated as MKKLASGRFAIKSWDEQPYSEGQDLPKLTRASVEKTFTGDIEGEGHVEYLMMYRSDGSAAFVGLERIVGRIGGRSGTFVLQRVGAFEGGQAKESYSVVPGSGTGELRGLQGDGSSAVGHGTEHPFTLSYEFV; from the coding sequence GTGAAGAAGCTCGCGAGCGGTCGGTTCGCCATCAAGAGCTGGGACGAGCAGCCTTACAGCGAGGGCCAGGACCTGCCCAAGCTCACTCGGGCCAGCGTCGAGAAGACGTTCACTGGCGATATCGAGGGGGAAGGACATGTGGAATACCTGATGATGTACCGCAGCGACGGGTCGGCGGCGTTCGTCGGCCTCGAGCGGATCGTCGGACGAATCGGCGGCAGGAGCGGAACTTTCGTGCTCCAGCGCGTCGGCGCGTTCGAAGGCGGCCAGGCGAAGGAGTCGTATTCGGTCGTTCCGGGGTCCGGAACGGGAGAGCTGCGCGGCCTGCAGGGCGACGGAAGCTCGGCCGTCGGCCACGGCACCGAGCATCCGTTCACGCTGAGCTATGAGTTCGTCTAG
- a CDS encoding OsmC family protein gives MEITAVVTSSANGHEAIVRTGGSARALSIPPKAAGRGSSVSGGEFLLLAVATCYCNDLYREAERLGIPLDRVEVEATAEFPGIGLAAAHIRYRATVSSPAPESVISRLLRETDAVAEVHNTVRAGVPVSLVLP, from the coding sequence ATGGAGATCACCGCCGTCGTCACCAGCTCGGCCAACGGTCATGAGGCGATCGTTCGAACCGGAGGTTCCGCCCGGGCGCTGAGCATCCCGCCAAAGGCCGCGGGCAGGGGCTCGAGCGTCAGCGGCGGCGAGTTTCTGTTGCTCGCCGTGGCCACGTGCTACTGCAACGATCTCTATCGCGAGGCCGAACGACTCGGCATTCCACTCGACCGGGTCGAGGTCGAGGCCACGGCAGAGTTCCCGGGCATCGGTCTCGCCGCTGCCCACATCCGGTATCGCGCGACGGTGTCCTCGCCGGCCCCGGAGTCGGTCATCTCGCGGCTCCTCCGCGAGACCGATGCCGTGGCGGAGGTTCACAACACGGTACGGGCGGGCGTTCCCGTGAGTCTGGTGCTGCCATGA
- a CDS encoding MOSC N-terminal beta barrel domain-containing protein encodes MLVEIGRVEAIFRYPVKSMAGERLDAAELGWHGLEKDRRLAFRRLDDRSGFPWLTATRLPELLLFSPRRGEGSARDDLPAHVRTPNGEELPIFGEALAAEVGRRFGGPVQMTHLDAGIFDEASVSVIASETVSEIGRLAGRSLDIRRFRPNLVVRLDRPGSFQEDAWVGGVLTFGGGDDAPAVAVTMRDLRCSMVNLDPDSASSAPEVMKAIVRANQNNAGIYGAVTRIGRLAVGQPVFLRPTGTGAIET; translated from the coding sequence ATGCTCGTAGAAATCGGAAGGGTGGAGGCGATCTTTCGCTATCCCGTGAAGTCGATGGCCGGCGAGCGGCTCGACGCCGCCGAGCTCGGCTGGCACGGCCTCGAGAAGGACCGGCGTCTCGCATTCCGGCGGCTCGACGACCGAAGCGGGTTCCCGTGGCTGACGGCGACCAGGCTTCCCGAGCTGCTTCTGTTCTCCCCGCGCCGCGGCGAAGGCAGTGCACGGGACGACCTTCCCGCGCATGTCCGCACGCCGAATGGCGAAGAACTGCCGATCTTCGGCGAAGCTCTGGCCGCGGAGGTCGGACGCCGGTTCGGCGGTCCCGTGCAGATGACGCACCTGGATGCCGGGATCTTCGACGAAGCGAGCGTCTCGGTGATCGCATCCGAAACGGTGAGCGAGATCGGGCGGCTCGCGGGGCGGAGCCTCGACATCCGGCGATTCCGGCCGAACCTCGTCGTTCGCCTCGATCGGCCGGGGTCCTTCCAGGAGGACGCGTGGGTGGGCGGCGTGCTCACGTTCGGAGGGGGAGACGACGCTCCCGCCGTCGCCGTCACGATGCGCGACCTTCGCTGCTCGATGGTGAACCTCGATCCCGACTCGGCGAGCTCCGCTCCCGAGGTGATGAAGGCGATCGTTCGGGCCAATCAGAACAATGCGGGAATCTACGGCGCGGTCACTCGCATCGGCCGGCTGGCGGTCGGCCAGCCCGTATTCCTCCGTCCGACGGGGACGGGCGCGATCGAAACATGA
- a CDS encoding epoxide hydrolase → MKITPFSIRIDEEVLSDLRSRIRNTRWPDPAPGAPWEQGTDLEYLKRLLGYWADGFDWRAQERRLNTFRHFRAEVGEIRVHFVHERARRGRGIPLILTHGWPSTFAEYLPLVPLLTDPEAHGIDGPAFDLVIPSLPGYGFSERPAQASYRTVARLWHGLMRGLGYERYAAGGGDFGAGVAAYMAVENPAPLIAIHLTTMELWPPTGEGTRPPTEAERAYVARVRQWDEVERGYSSIQSTRPQTLGYALNDSPAGLAAWILEKWRAWSDSGGDLEARFSREFLLTMLTLYWVTQTITSSMRDYFDNRWHGAGIEPGARVELPVGIANFDSNYVPEGSPPREWAERLYAVRRWTSMPTGGHFAAAEEPELLARDIAAFFSEI, encoded by the coding sequence ATGAAGATCACCCCGTTCTCGATCCGGATCGACGAAGAGGTCCTTTCCGACCTGCGATCGCGGATCCGGAACACCCGTTGGCCGGATCCGGCGCCCGGCGCTCCCTGGGAGCAGGGGACCGACCTCGAGTACCTGAAGCGCCTGCTGGGCTACTGGGCCGACGGCTTCGACTGGCGGGCGCAGGAGCGCCGCCTGAACACCTTCCGGCATTTTCGCGCCGAGGTCGGAGAAATCCGCGTGCACTTCGTCCACGAGCGGGCGCGGCGAGGGCGCGGCATACCGCTGATCCTGACCCATGGCTGGCCCAGCACGTTCGCCGAATATCTGCCGCTCGTGCCGCTCCTCACCGATCCGGAGGCCCACGGAATCGACGGGCCGGCGTTCGACCTCGTCATTCCCTCTCTTCCGGGATACGGCTTCTCGGAACGGCCGGCCCAGGCGAGTTACCGCACCGTGGCACGGCTGTGGCACGGGCTCATGCGCGGCCTCGGCTATGAGCGATATGCGGCCGGGGGCGGGGATTTCGGCGCGGGTGTCGCCGCGTACATGGCCGTCGAGAACCCGGCGCCCCTGATCGCCATTCATCTGACCACGATGGAACTCTGGCCGCCGACGGGCGAAGGGACGCGGCCGCCGACCGAAGCGGAAAGAGCCTATGTCGCCCGGGTGCGCCAGTGGGACGAAGTCGAACGGGGATATTCCTCCATCCAGTCGACGAGACCGCAGACCCTCGGCTATGCGTTGAACGATTCGCCGGCCGGACTCGCCGCCTGGATTCTCGAGAAATGGCGCGCGTGGAGCGACTCCGGCGGCGACCTCGAAGCGCGCTTTTCGCGGGAGTTTCTCCTCACGATGCTGACGCTCTACTGGGTCACGCAGACGATCACCTCGTCGATGCGCGACTATTTCGACAACCGGTGGCACGGGGCTGGGATTGAACCCGGCGCTCGCGTCGAGTTGCCCGTGGGAATCGCGAACTTCGACAGCAACTACGTGCCGGAGGGGAGCCCGCCGCGGGAGTGGGCGGAACGGCTCTACGCCGTTCGTCGATGGACCTCCATGCCGACCGGCGGGCACTTCGCCGCCGCAGAGGAACCGGAGCTCCTCGCGCGCGACATCGCCGCCTTCTTCTCGGAGATCTGA